The sequence below is a genomic window from Vibrio spartinae.
AGACTAAGCCTTTTTCATATAATTTGGTAAAGAACTCTTGTTCCCAGCGGTAGTATTCAGGGCGGCAGGTTGCAAACTCCCGGTTCCAGTCATAACCGAATCCCAGCAGTTTCAACTGGTTTTTCATGTATTCGATATTTTCATAGGTCCATGGTGCCGGCGCAGTTTTATTTTTGACTGCTGCATTTTCAGCCGGAAGACCGAATGCATCCCATCCGATGGGCTGCATGACATTTTTACCTTGCAGGCGTTGAAAGCGGGAAATTACATCACCGATCGTGTAATTACGTACATGTCCCATGTGTAGTCGGCCACTTGGGTACGGAAACATAGATAAACAGTAAAATTTTTCTTTACTAGGATCTTCTGTAACAGTAAAGGTTTTGCTACTTTCCCAATACGCTTGAACTTTGGGCTCAATTTCTTGTGGATTATATTGTTCTTGCATCGATGATGTCCGATTATCTTGGAATTTGTGAGTTCAGTTAGAACAGGTACGAATAGATCGACATAGAATACCTAAAGCGAGAGTACACAACAATAGTCAATCTAGTTTGGAAGAGGTTTGTCATGTCAAAACATAAATCGGGATATGAAACTCTGTTAAAAGAGGTGGTGGAAACCGTACAACAGAGCCCGGAAAGGCTGCAGAATGCAATCGAAACATCGGAAAAAGTGGTTCAGGCTGCGTCTGATATGACCAAAGATGAATTGGCATTGATCTCTGCCTATATGAAAGCCGATTTGCATGAATTTGCTGAACATTATGAGGAAAGTAAAAGTGGTCCTTTTTCAGTGATGATTTCTAATTCGATCTGGGAGGCTTTGGCATCGATTACGGATAGAACGGCTTTAGAATGGGCGGAACTGCAACATGAACTGGGTCATCAAGGGACGTACAAAGCAGGCGATGTGATCGGCCTTGGTGTTCTGGTTTGTGAACGATGTGGTCATAAAATGGAATATAACCACCCGACAGAAGTTATCCCTTGTATGAACTGTGGCCATGAGCAGTTCAGCCGGGTTTCTGTTCACTTAAAGTCGTGAACGGAAGGCTGAACTATGGTCACCCGCTTATGTCATATTGTCACTTATCACGAGAGCGGGTGAGGATGAATCCGAAGCATAAACTGAACGCTATCCAGCCATAAAGCGGCCACGAGCCCAACATGCGATAAGGCGTTTCTCCTTGGGTTGGCGTCAGTGTGGCTTTGAGAACACCCGCTTCAAATTGCGGCAACCGATGGGTAATTTTCCCCCGATAGTCAGTGATAGCGGTCACGCCATTATTGGTTGAACGAATCAGGGGGATTCCCAGTTCCAGTGCCCGCATTCTCGCTATTTCCATATGCTGGAGCGGGCCGATTGAGCGCCCAAACCAAGCATCGTTTGACAAGGTCAGCAGAAAATCAGTCTGATCGGTGACATTTTCTCGGATCTGTTCGTTAAATACGATTTCATAGCAAAGTGCAGCCACGAAGAAGTGACCGTTTGCTTGAATGTTCGGCTGAATATAGGGTCCCGGAGAAAATGAAGACATCGGGAGATTGAACAGTGGCGCCAGTGGTCGTAGCCACTGTTCAAACGGAACAAACTCGCCAAATGGCAGCAGATGATGTTTTTTATATTTGGGCCGGTTTGCACTTTGATATACGGGGGTGCCCTGACCAAGTGCAAGAATACTGTTATAGAATGTATGATTATCGGGTCTGGTTAATATTCCCGTGAGCAGTGCTGAGTGATTTTTTCTGGCGAGTTCATCCAGAGAGCTCAGATACGTCGGTAATTCATGTTCAAAGGCTGGAATCGCGGCTTCCGGCCAAATGATAATATCTGCATCCCAATTTTCTTGCGTGTAATCTGCATATTTCATCAGCGTTGGCCAGCGCTCACTGGGACGCCATTTGAGCGCTTGATCAATATTGCCTTGAACAAGCGCCACGGTGGTCTGACGCTCTGGTTGTGGTGATACCCAGTGAACAGCATTGAGGGCAGCTGCAATCCCATAAATACCGAATGGAACGAGTAGGGCGAGCCATTGCCGCTGCAAAGTGAGGTATGCCATTGCCGCTGAGATCAAGGCTATCGCGAGTGTGATCAGTTCGACGCCTCCGATGGGGGCATAATTTGCCAAAGGCGTATCGATTTGGCTATATCCGAGCCAGAGCCACGGAAAGCCGGTAAAGACCCATCCGCGTAACCATTCGTTCACCAGCCAAAGCGCAGGAGCGGCCAATAGGTAGCGAATTGCGGACTCTCGAGGAAAATATCGGTTCAGGGCGTAACCGAACAAAGCCGGATAAAGAGCCAGATAAGCGGAGAGCAACCCCATCAGTAGGATACTGACCACTTTAGGCACACCGCCAAACGTATCAATGCTGACGTGAATCCAGTATACCCCGTGACCGAAGAATCCGAGTCCCCAAAGCAGCCCTAGCAAGAAAGCT
It includes:
- a CDS encoding zinc ribbon-containing protein — protein: MSKHKSGYETLLKEVVETVQQSPERLQNAIETSEKVVQAASDMTKDELALISAYMKADLHEFAEHYEESKSGPFSVMISNSIWEALASITDRTALEWAELQHELGHQGTYKAGDVIGLGVLVCERCGHKMEYNHPTEVIPCMNCGHEQFSRVSVHLKS
- the lnt gene encoding apolipoprotein N-acyltransferase — its product is MSNPNYSRFMRPLMAVFSGVIGSFAFAPYAWWPLAFLSLYFLFLLLYRRSAKQAFLLGLLWGLGFFGHGVYWIHVSIDTFGGVPKVVSILLMGLLSAYLALYPALFGYALNRYFPRESAIRYLLAAPALWLVNEWLRGWVFTGFPWLWLGYSQIDTPLANYAPIGGVELITLAIALISAAMAYLTLQRQWLALLVPFGIYGIAAALNAVHWVSPQPERQTTVALVQGNIDQALKWRPSERWPTLMKYADYTQENWDADIIIWPEAAIPAFEHELPTYLSSLDELARKNHSALLTGILTRPDNHTFYNSILALGQGTPVYQSANRPKYKKHHLLPFGEFVPFEQWLRPLAPLFNLPMSSFSPGPYIQPNIQANGHFFVAALCYEIVFNEQIRENVTDQTDFLLTLSNDAWFGRSIGPLQHMEIARMRALELGIPLIRSTNNGVTAITDYRGKITHRLPQFEAGVLKATLTPTQGETPYRMLGSWPLYGWIAFSLCFGFILTRSRDK